The following proteins are co-located in the Corynebacterium kalinowskii genome:
- a CDS encoding UvrD-helicase domain-containing protein: MFNAKISPEKLAEAQGQKFPPTPQQAAVIGAAPGPMLVVAGAGAGKTETMANRVVWLVANGFIEPERVLGLTFTRKAALELRQRIKQRLATFALTPTARDIDPTGALLRLLENINPTVSTYDSYAGRLVSEYGLLLPVEPTARLITDTELFTIARDVVLNYGGQLSVTTQPKSVTEDLLKLSADIDNHMADLDEIATESESFLRLYDDPINDKGKTAPYNDKDRSSIAAQQKRLDFLPMVKILRERLQELEVLTFGQQMTLAAQLASTHAEVGARERAKFGVVMLDEYQDTSHTQRVLLRSLFGGHDPNLTVTAVGDPMQSIYGWRGATAANLERFVNDFPQVNKSGEVLAPAPKLELTTSFRNPSDVLAGANAIADHAFRDRPVSQRPVQPLDALDSRGKGDVRIGWFATKQEEIAWIADTFAAIFHAPREKEFTGAVLVRKRKHIADIAEALQDRGVPVEIVGLAGLLSMPEIADLNAIASMLINPQDNAAALRILTGPAVNLGANDIIALHKRVRNLAGRASDSPDAAPTDPREKLQWIIDNAHSPDPSVTAGLTDAIADLGEPEKYSAEGYRRLSELAAALRYLRTHSVGRSISDLYADIEEVMGIRTEVLARQDPLVDGSHGTSHLDAFAQQVAAFERTPGATLRGLLEYFELAQDQEDGFEPGEVSVRSERVQLLTVHKSKGLEWQHVAVIHADNKTYLDESTKGASTETWMRTFTAIPSALRGDARSEDDLTGAPVFELGDFDTLKELRTAVDEHIGEFRSNYEAESARLFYVAVTRSEETLLVSASYNGKERQYANAPYSHLLTWKKTLPESVVQWAEELVPGSDETDAVTATFPYNALGERRGAVKAAAEAVRAAMTEPPVSRAQQSELTTQWEEDVNALLEEHANRGRAAIDVPVLRELTATQLVSLKENPEAFAKRSMRPVPFKPNSYAKRGTAFHEWLERHFGGSALLESDQLPGSEEEALGDATVEQLKEQFLASEWADKTPARVEQPFEITVGSHVVRGRMDAIFHDGADQRRGWMIVDWKTGQPPTGEQLRNVSLQLAVYRLAWAQLLSAELGETVDPTEIRAAFYYVAAGFPLEPGKLPDASELASLLQPGSVQVPER; the protein is encoded by the coding sequence ATGTTTAATGCCAAGATCTCCCCGGAAAAGTTGGCCGAGGCTCAGGGACAGAAGTTTCCACCGACCCCGCAACAAGCCGCGGTCATTGGTGCAGCTCCCGGACCGATGCTCGTGGTTGCTGGTGCAGGAGCCGGCAAGACCGAGACCATGGCCAACCGCGTCGTGTGGTTGGTAGCCAACGGCTTCATTGAACCCGAGCGTGTGCTCGGCCTGACCTTCACCAGAAAAGCCGCGCTCGAACTGCGTCAGCGCATCAAGCAGCGTCTTGCCACATTTGCACTCACGCCGACGGCTCGTGACATAGACCCCACGGGGGCGTTGCTACGTCTGCTGGAGAACATCAACCCCACGGTGTCTACCTATGACTCCTATGCGGGGAGACTCGTTTCTGAGTATGGCTTGCTGCTACCCGTGGAGCCGACCGCGCGCCTGATCACCGACACCGAACTCTTCACGATCGCACGGGATGTCGTGCTCAACTACGGCGGTCAATTGTCTGTCACCACTCAACCCAAGTCGGTGACCGAAGATTTGCTTAAGCTGTCCGCAGACATTGACAATCACATGGCCGATCTCGACGAAATTGCCACGGAATCCGAGAGTTTCCTGCGGCTTTACGACGATCCCATCAACGATAAAGGCAAGACAGCCCCCTACAACGACAAAGATCGAAGTAGCATTGCGGCGCAACAAAAGCGCCTTGACTTCCTGCCCATGGTGAAGATCCTGCGCGAAAGACTCCAAGAGCTGGAGGTGCTCACGTTTGGCCAGCAGATGACCTTGGCGGCTCAACTAGCTTCGACGCATGCAGAGGTTGGTGCCCGGGAACGCGCAAAGTTCGGTGTCGTCATGCTCGACGAGTACCAAGACACCTCGCATACCCAGCGGGTTTTACTCCGGAGCCTTTTCGGCGGGCATGATCCCAACCTCACTGTGACTGCGGTGGGCGACCCAATGCAGTCAATTTACGGCTGGCGTGGCGCCACGGCAGCAAACTTAGAGCGCTTTGTCAACGATTTTCCGCAGGTGAACAAATCCGGAGAAGTGTTGGCTCCTGCGCCAAAACTCGAGCTCACCACCTCATTCCGCAACCCTTCCGATGTCTTGGCTGGCGCCAATGCTATTGCTGATCATGCCTTCCGCGACCGTCCGGTTTCTCAGCGACCGGTGCAACCATTGGATGCCCTTGACTCGCGTGGGAAAGGTGATGTTCGCATCGGTTGGTTTGCAACGAAGCAAGAAGAAATAGCTTGGATCGCGGATACCTTCGCTGCGATCTTCCACGCTCCGCGCGAAAAAGAGTTCACCGGCGCGGTGCTCGTTCGCAAGCGCAAACACATCGCTGACATCGCCGAGGCGCTCCAAGACCGGGGTGTACCTGTCGAAATCGTCGGCCTGGCCGGGCTGCTGTCGATGCCCGAAATCGCTGATCTCAACGCCATCGCTTCGATGCTCATCAACCCGCAAGACAATGCGGCTGCCCTGCGAATCCTGACAGGGCCCGCTGTCAACCTCGGTGCCAACGACATCATTGCCCTGCACAAGCGAGTGCGAAACCTCGCCGGCCGGGCCTCAGATAGCCCGGATGCAGCACCGACGGATCCACGAGAGAAGCTCCAGTGGATCATCGACAATGCTCACAGCCCGGACCCCAGCGTCACCGCAGGGCTTACCGACGCCATCGCCGACCTTGGCGAACCAGAAAAGTACTCCGCTGAGGGCTATCGGCGCCTAAGTGAACTGGCCGCCGCCTTGCGTTACCTCAGAACGCACAGTGTGGGGCGCAGTATCAGTGACCTTTACGCGGATATCGAAGAGGTCATGGGGATCCGCACCGAAGTACTCGCTCGCCAGGATCCCTTGGTCGACGGCAGCCACGGCACGTCCCATCTAGACGCCTTCGCTCAGCAAGTTGCGGCCTTCGAGCGAACCCCGGGTGCGACCTTGCGCGGGCTGCTCGAGTACTTCGAGCTTGCTCAAGACCAGGAAGACGGATTTGAGCCTGGTGAAGTTTCGGTGCGTTCCGAGCGAGTGCAGTTGCTCACGGTGCACAAGTCCAAGGGGTTGGAGTGGCAGCACGTTGCCGTTATTCATGCCGACAATAAGACGTACCTGGACGAAAGCACCAAGGGCGCTTCAACTGAAACCTGGATGCGCACGTTTACCGCAATCCCCTCGGCGCTACGTGGCGACGCCCGATCGGAGGACGATCTCACCGGTGCACCCGTTTTCGAGCTGGGAGATTTTGACACGCTGAAGGAGCTGCGTACCGCTGTAGACGAACACATCGGAGAATTCCGCTCTAACTACGAAGCCGAGTCTGCACGCTTATTTTATGTCGCTGTTACCCGCAGTGAGGAAACTCTGCTGGTAAGTGCGTCCTACAACGGGAAGGAACGCCAGTACGCCAACGCGCCATACTCGCACCTTTTGACCTGGAAAAAGACGTTGCCAGAGTCTGTCGTGCAGTGGGCCGAGGAACTCGTGCCCGGAAGCGATGAAACAGATGCCGTCACAGCCACATTTCCATACAACGCACTGGGGGAGCGCCGCGGGGCAGTTAAGGCCGCCGCTGAAGCTGTCCGGGCAGCGATGACTGAGCCTCCAGTATCGCGCGCGCAGCAAAGCGAACTCACCACCCAATGGGAGGAAGACGTGAACGCGTTGTTGGAGGAGCACGCCAACCGGGGCAGGGCTGCAATCGATGTGCCTGTGCTGCGCGAGCTTACTGCAACCCAGCTGGTCAGTCTGAAAGAAAACCCGGAGGCCTTTGCCAAGCGCAGTATGCGTCCGGTGCCGTTCAAACCGAATTCCTACGCCAAACGAGGCACCGCGTTTCATGAATGGCTCGAGCGACATTTCGGTGGTTCCGCATTGTTGGAGAGTGATCAGCTGCCAGGATCTGAGGAAGAAGCCTTGGGTGATGCTACGGTGGAGCAACTCAAGGAGCAGTTCCTTGCTTCTGAATGGGCTGACAAAACTCCCGCGCGAGTGGAACAACCGTTTGAAATCACCGTCGGTTCCCACGTTGTCCGAGGCAGAATGGATGCCATCTTCCACGATGGCGCTGACCAACGTCGGGGCTGGATGATCGTCGACTGGAAGACCGGACAGCCACCGACAGGAGAGCAGCTTCGGAATGTCAGCCTGCAACTCGCTGTCTATCGACTCGCTTGGGCGCAACTACTCAGTGCGGAGCTCGGAGAAACAGTGGATCCGACGGAGATCCGGGCGGCGTTTTACTACGTCGCGGCAGGTTTCCCGCTGGAGCCAGGTAAACTACCTGACGCGAGTGAATTGGCCAGCTTGCTGCAGCCTGGTAGCGTCCAGGTGCCCGAACGATAG